A genome region from Euphorbia lathyris chromosome 4, ddEupLath1.1, whole genome shotgun sequence includes the following:
- the LOC136226950 gene encoding two-component response regulator ARR17: MNFTCSSMEKLVADFADHQPHVLAVDDNLIDRKLVEKLLKNSSCKVTTAENGIRALEYLGLGNDDTNSNVSKVNLIITDYCMPGMTGYELLKKIKESSMMKEVPVVIMSSENIPTRINECLEEGAQMFMLKPLKQSDVKKLMRSDLICRS; the protein is encoded by the exons ATGAATTTTACTTGTTCATCAATGGAGAAACTTGTTGCAGATTTTGCAGATCATCAACCTCATGTTTTAGCCGTTGATGATAATCTCATCGACCGAAAACTCGTCGAGAAATTGCTCAAAAACTCTTCTTGTAAAG TGACAACAGCAGAGAATGGGATAAGGGCACTTGAGTATCTAGGATTGGGAAATGATGATACAAATAGCAAT GTCTCAAAGGTGAATTTGATAATCACAGATTATTGTATGCCGGGAATGACCGGCTATGAACTCCTCAAAAAAATTAAG GAATCATCAATGATGAAGGAAGTTCCGGTGGTGATAATGTCATCGGAGAACATTCCGACTCGAATCAACGA GTGTTTAGAGGAGGGAGCTCAAATGTTTATGCTGAAGCCACTTAAACAATCAGATGTGAAGAAACTGATGAGAAGTGACTTAATCTGCAGATCCTGA